In the Phaeobacter gallaeciensis genome, one interval contains:
- a CDS encoding YeeE/YedE family protein produces the protein MDLVSLVEGIGEAPTAALFGLLTGLTFGVAAQRSRFCLRAATVEFARGRMEDKVAVWLLTFSTAVVWVQAAQLLGLMSAADARMMAVPGSWSGAVIGGLIFGAGMVLARGCSGRLLVLAATGNLRSVVSGLIFAVVAQMSLSGVLSPLRDRLAGLWVTSGGRNMDLLATFGLPEWGGLALGAAIAVLALWLSRRNRIGAARLIFASGVGFAVAMGWVLTYELSLVAFDPVQIESATFTGPSAHTLMFFLDRNAILEFDVGLVPGVFIGAMLAAALSGEMRIQAFDGAVTMRKAMIGAALMGFGGMLAGGCAIGAGVTGGSIFAGTAWLALFCMWIGAMLTDFLIDQPGRTVTA, from the coding sequence ATGGATCTGGTTTCACTTGTAGAAGGCATCGGAGAGGCCCCGACGGCGGCCCTGTTCGGTTTGCTCACCGGGCTGACCTTTGGCGTTGCGGCGCAGCGCTCGCGCTTTTGCCTGCGCGCAGCCACCGTGGAATTCGCCCGCGGCCGGATGGAGGACAAGGTGGCGGTCTGGCTGCTGACCTTTTCCACCGCCGTGGTCTGGGTGCAGGCGGCGCAGCTTCTGGGACTGATGAGCGCAGCCGATGCGCGGATGATGGCGGTGCCGGGCAGCTGGTCCGGCGCGGTGATCGGCGGTCTGATCTTTGGCGCCGGCATGGTGCTGGCGCGGGGTTGCTCGGGGCGGCTTCTGGTGCTGGCGGCCACCGGCAACTTGCGCTCGGTCGTATCCGGGCTGATCTTTGCCGTCGTGGCGCAGATGAGCCTTTCGGGCGTGCTGTCACCGCTGCGTGACCGGCTGGCCGGGCTCTGGGTGACCTCCGGCGGGCGCAACATGGACCTTCTGGCCACCTTTGGCCTGCCGGAATGGGGCGGTCTGGCCCTTGGCGCGGCGATTGCTGTGCTGGCGCTCTGGCTGTCGCGCCGCAACCGTATCGGCGCGGCGCGGCTGATCTTTGCCTCGGGCGTGGGGTTTGCCGTCGCCATGGGATGGGTGCTGACCTATGAGCTCAGCCTCGTCGCCTTTGACCCGGTGCAGATCGAAAGTGCCACCTTCACCGGCCCCTCGGCCCATACCCTGATGTTCTTCCTCGACCGCAACGCCATTCTTGAATTCGACGTGGGCCTGGTGCCGGGCGTCTTTATCGGCGCGATGCTGGCCGCTGCCCTGTCCGGAGAGATGCGGATCCAGGCTTTTGACGGCGCCGTCACCATGCGCAAGGCGATGATCGGCGCAGCGCTGATGGGGTTTGGGGGCATGCTGGCGGGTGGCTGCGCCATCGGCGCGGGCGTCACCGGCGGGTCGATCTTTGCCGGCACCGCCTGGCTGGCGCTGTTCTGCATGTGGATCGGAGCGATGCTGACCGATTTCCTGATCGATCAGCCGGGCCGGACGGTGACCGCATAA
- a CDS encoding MFS transporter: MFNPVPIETARNMPRWRRPTTLLFVMALCMPIAFNAWNALLNNFVIEAAQFDGADIGLLHTVREIPGFLAIGVIAVILLVREQVLGLVSLMLLGAATAVTAWFPSLGGILTITMLSSIGFHYYETVNQSLQLQWLPKARAPQILGWLLAAGSAATLVVYGLIVLLWEPLNLSYNVVFMSAGGVTTLLALGCLLVYPQFEAPHPQVKKLVLRRRYWLYYALQFMAGARRQIFVVFAGFMMVEKFGFEVHEVTGLFLINLVINMIAAPLLGRFVSAFGERRTLIFEYAGLAIVFALYGGLYWFGWGVVLAATLYVIDHVLFALALALKTYFQKIADPGDIAPTAAVAFTINHIAAVFLPVLLGLLWVISPAAVFGLAAAMALISLTLACLIPRHPEPGNETVFSKFTAAAPAE; this comes from the coding sequence ATGTTCAATCCCGTCCCGATAGAGACCGCGCGCAATATGCCGCGCTGGCGCCGCCCGACCACGCTGTTGTTCGTCATGGCGCTATGTATGCCGATTGCCTTTAACGCGTGGAATGCGCTGCTCAACAACTTCGTCATCGAGGCGGCGCAGTTCGACGGCGCCGATATCGGCCTGCTGCACACGGTCCGCGAAATTCCCGGGTTTCTGGCCATCGGGGTGATCGCGGTGATCCTGCTGGTGCGGGAACAGGTGCTGGGGCTGGTGTCGCTTATGCTGCTCGGCGCGGCGACGGCGGTCACTGCCTGGTTCCCCTCGCTGGGCGGGATTCTGACCATCACCATGCTGTCCTCGATCGGGTTTCACTACTACGAGACGGTGAACCAGTCGCTGCAGCTGCAATGGCTGCCAAAGGCGCGGGCGCCGCAGATCCTGGGTTGGCTTCTGGCCGCTGGATCGGCGGCGACGCTGGTGGTCTACGGGCTGATTGTCCTGCTGTGGGAGCCGCTGAACCTCAGCTACAACGTCGTTTTCATGAGCGCAGGCGGGGTGACGACGCTGCTGGCGCTGGGCTGTTTGCTGGTCTATCCGCAGTTCGAGGCACCGCACCCGCAGGTCAAGAAGCTGGTCCTGCGCCGCCGTTACTGGCTCTATTATGCGCTGCAATTCATGGCCGGGGCGCGGCGGCAGATCTTTGTCGTCTTTGCCGGCTTCATGATGGTCGAGAAATTCGGGTTCGAGGTGCATGAGGTCACCGGGCTGTTCCTGATCAATCTGGTAATCAATATGATCGCGGCGCCGCTGCTGGGCCGGTTTGTCTCGGCCTTTGGTGAACGGCGCACGTTGATCTTTGAATATGCGGGTCTTGCAATCGTCTTTGCCCTTTATGGCGGGCTCTACTGGTTCGGCTGGGGTGTTGTGCTGGCGGCGACGCTTTATGTCATCGATCACGTGCTGTTTGCGCTGGCGCTGGCGCTAAAGACCTATTTCCAGAAGATCGCCGATCCCGGCGATATCGCCCCCACCGCGGCGGTTGCCTTTACCATCAACCATATCGCGGCCGTCTTCCTGCCGGTCCTGCTGGGTCTTTTGTGGGTGATCTCTCCGGCGGCGGTCTTTGGTCTGGCGGCGGCGATGGCGTTGATCTCGCTGACGCTGGCCTGCCTGATCCCGCGCCATCCCGAGCCGGGCAACGAGACGGTGTTCAGCAAGTTCACCGCTGCCGCCCCGGCCGAGTAA
- a CDS encoding 50S ribosomal protein L11 methyltransferase: MPTFTALTTLTGKAKAEALGDAMERLTPEPTGVGVFEVEDGSGLWEVGGYFTEAPDEAGLALLAAMHEAKPFAVSELPETDWVAHVRRELAPVEAGRFFVYGSHDADKVPGDKIPLLIEAAMAFGTGHHGTTLGCLRALDHLIDTGFTGAKVADIGCGTAVLAMAAARVWDGQFMASDIDQVAVEVAEANLKANDMGGQVTCLEAAGFDHPDLKAVAPYDLIFANILKGPLVALSPDIAANLRKDGFAILSGILNEQADDVIAVYAENGLTLRRRDEIGEWTTLLLQKES, translated from the coding sequence ATGCCCACTTTCACCGCCCTGACCACCCTCACCGGAAAAGCCAAAGCCGAGGCGCTGGGCGATGCGATGGAACGTCTGACCCCGGAACCCACCGGTGTCGGCGTTTTCGAGGTCGAGGATGGATCGGGCCTGTGGGAGGTTGGCGGCTATTTCACCGAAGCCCCGGATGAGGCCGGTCTTGCGCTGCTGGCAGCGATGCATGAGGCGAAACCCTTTGCCGTCTCTGAACTGCCGGAAACCGACTGGGTCGCCCATGTGCGCCGGGAACTCGCTCCGGTCGAGGCCGGGCGGTTCTTCGTCTACGGCAGCCACGATGCGGATAAGGTGCCGGGGGACAAGATCCCGCTCCTGATTGAGGCGGCAATGGCATTCGGCACCGGCCACCACGGCACCACGTTGGGCTGTCTTCGGGCGCTGGATCATCTGATCGACACCGGATTTACTGGCGCCAAGGTGGCCGACATCGGCTGCGGCACTGCGGTTCTGGCCATGGCAGCGGCGCGGGTCTGGGATGGGCAGTTCATGGCCAGCGATATCGATCAGGTCGCTGTCGAGGTCGCCGAGGCGAACCTCAAGGCCAATGACATGGGCGGGCAGGTGACCTGTCTTGAGGCCGCAGGCTTTGATCACCCGGATCTGAAGGCGGTGGCGCCCTATGATCTGATTTTTGCCAATATCCTGAAAGGCCCGCTTGTGGCGCTGTCGCCGGATATCGCCGCGAACCTGCGCAAGGACGGCTTTGCCATCCTGTCGGGCATCCTCAACGAGCAGGCGGACGATGTGATCGCGGTCTACGCAGAGAACGGTCTGACCCTGCGGCGGCGGGATGAAATCGGTGAATGGACGACGCTCTTGCTGCAGAAAGAGAGCTGA
- a CDS encoding DUF1127 domain-containing protein, translating into MAAFDTTRTTYGSVGLFGRIGGLLTTTLASVVAWNDARVTRKALSGLSDRELADIGMCRGDIDDIAEGKPVF; encoded by the coding sequence ATGGCTGCATTCGACACCACCCGCACCACCTATGGCTCCGTCGGCCTGTTTGGCCGTATCGGCGGCCTTCTGACCACCACTCTGGCCTCTGTCGTGGCCTGGAATGACGCGCGTGTAACCCGCAAGGCGCTGTCCGGTCTCAGCGACCGCGAACTGGCCGACATCGGCATGTGCCGCGGCGACATCGACGACATTGCAGAGGGCAAGCCGGTCTTCTGA
- the ruvC gene encoding crossover junction endodeoxyribonuclease RuvC produces the protein MRILGIDPGLRTLGWGVIESQGTRLSHVANGLCQSDGDDLGERLLSLHNQVSEVIAAYRPDQAAIEQTFVNKDGAGTLKLGQARGVALLTLAKAGLPVGEYAPNRVKKTVVGVGHADKGQILHMVKLQLPGCAPKGADAADALAIAICHAYYGGTQQRVLKEVRA, from the coding sequence ATGCGGATTTTGGGAATCGACCCGGGGCTGCGGACCCTCGGTTGGGGCGTTATCGAATCGCAGGGCACGCGCCTGTCGCATGTGGCGAACGGGCTGTGCCAGTCAGATGGGGATGATCTGGGAGAGCGGCTCTTGTCGCTCCACAATCAGGTCAGCGAGGTGATCGCGGCCTACCGTCCAGATCAGGCGGCCATCGAACAGACCTTCGTGAACAAGGACGGTGCAGGGACGCTGAAACTGGGGCAGGCGCGCGGCGTTGCGCTGTTGACCCTGGCCAAGGCCGGTCTGCCGGTGGGGGAATATGCGCCCAACCGGGTGAAGAAGACGGTGGTTGGCGTCGGACATGCGGACAAGGGGCAGATCCTGCATATGGTCAAACTGCAACTGCCCGGCTGCGCGCCCAAGGGCGCGGATGCCGCAGATGCGCTGGCGATTGCCATCTGTCATGCCTATTACGGGGGTACGCAGCAGCGGGTCCTGAAGGAGGTGCGGGCATGA
- the ruvA gene encoding Holliday junction branch migration protein RuvA translates to MIGKLTGRLEYRAQDHVLIDVRGVGYIVYCSDRTMAALPGVGEAVALYTELLVREDLMQLFGFTSLVEKEWHRLLTSVQGVGAKVSLAILSALGPDGVSRAIALGDWAAVKAAKGVGPKTAQRIVLDLKDKAPGVMAMGGTVTEAMDGPELDAVVETGEPAPAAKPARKKQQKQPSGAAAASAGALSALGNLGYGPSDAAAAVAEAAAAEPEAGEAELIRAALRLLAPKG, encoded by the coding sequence ATGATCGGAAAACTCACCGGACGGTTGGAGTACCGCGCCCAGGACCACGTGCTGATCGACGTGCGCGGCGTTGGCTATATTGTCTATTGCTCGGATCGGACCATGGCGGCGCTGCCCGGTGTCGGAGAGGCGGTGGCGCTTTATACCGAACTTCTGGTGCGCGAGGACCTGATGCAGCTGTTCGGGTTTACTTCGCTGGTGGAAAAGGAATGGCATCGGCTGCTGACCTCGGTGCAGGGGGTCGGGGCGAAGGTCTCGCTGGCCATCCTCAGCGCGCTGGGGCCAGATGGGGTTAGCCGCGCCATTGCGCTTGGCGACTGGGCAGCGGTCAAGGCGGCCAAGGGGGTCGGTCCCAAGACCGCGCAGCGCATCGTGCTCGATCTGAAGGACAAGGCGCCCGGCGTGATGGCCATGGGCGGGACCGTCACCGAGGCAATGGACGGGCCTGAGCTGGACGCGGTGGTGGAAACGGGCGAACCCGCACCCGCGGCAAAACCCGCGCGCAAGAAACAGCAGAAACAGCCCAGCGGAGCTGCTGCGGCCTCGGCCGGGGCGCTGTCGGCGCTGGGGAACCTTGGCTATGGCCCGTCGGATGCCGCCGCTGCCGTGGCCGAGGCCGCAGCAGCAGAGCCGGAAGCCGGAGAGGCGGAGCTGATCCGCGCCGCGCTGCGCCTGCTGGCGCCCAAAGGGTGA
- the ruvB gene encoding Holliday junction branch migration DNA helicase RuvB, which produces MIDADPTLRPDPLPEDGAGDGDRALRPQGLGEFIGQAEARANLRVFIESARRRGEAMDHTLFHGPPGLGKTTLAQIVARELGVNFRMTSGPVLAKAGDLAAILTNLEARDVLFIDEIHRLNPAVEEVLYPAMEDFELDLVIGEGPAARTVRIELQSFTLVGATTRMGLLTTPLRDRFGIPTRLQFYTVEELHEIVTRNARKLGAPADEAGAREIARRARGTPRIAGRLLRRVVDFAVVEGDGTITRELADGALTRLGVDNLGLDGADRRYLRLIAENYSGGPVGIETLSAALSESRDALEEVIEPFLLQQGLIQRTPRGRMLAQKAWTHLGIAPPKSQSDLFS; this is translated from the coding sequence ATGATTGACGCCGATCCCACTCTGCGCCCCGATCCATTGCCCGAAGACGGTGCAGGCGATGGCGACCGTGCCCTGCGCCCGCAGGGGCTGGGCGAGTTTATCGGTCAGGCCGAAGCGCGTGCCAACCTGCGCGTCTTTATCGAAAGCGCCCGCCGCCGCGGCGAGGCGATGGACCATACGCTGTTTCACGGGCCTCCCGGCCTTGGTAAGACAACGCTGGCGCAGATCGTGGCGCGCGAGCTGGGCGTCAACTTCCGCATGACCTCTGGCCCGGTGCTGGCCAAGGCAGGCGATCTGGCCGCGATCCTTACCAATCTGGAGGCGCGGGACGTCCTGTTCATTGACGAGATCCACCGGTTGAACCCGGCGGTCGAAGAGGTGCTTTACCCGGCGATGGAGGATTTCGAGCTGGATCTCGTCATTGGTGAAGGCCCGGCGGCCCGCACCGTGCGGATCGAATTGCAGTCCTTTACTCTGGTTGGGGCCACCACCCGGATGGGCCTGCTAACCACGCCACTCAGGGACCGGTTCGGCATTCCCACGCGGCTGCAGTTTTATACCGTGGAAGAGCTGCACGAGATCGTCACCCGCAACGCCCGCAAGCTGGGCGCCCCGGCGGATGAGGCCGGCGCGCGGGAGATCGCGCGGCGCGCCCGCGGCACCCCCAGGATCGCCGGGCGGCTCTTGCGCCGCGTGGTGGACTTTGCGGTGGTCGAGGGCGATGGCACCATCACCCGGGAGCTGGCCGATGGCGCGCTGACCCGGCTTGGTGTCGATAATCTGGGCCTAGATGGCGCCGATCGCCGTTATTTGCGGTTGATCGCCGAGAATTATTCGGGCGGCCCGGTGGGGATCGAAACCCTGTCGGCGGCGCTGAGCGAAAGCCGCGATGCGCTGGAAGAGGTGATCGAGCCCTTCCTGTTGCAGCAGGGGCTGATCCAGCGCACGCCGCGTGGCCGGATGCTGGCGCAGAAGGCCTGGACGCATCTGGGGATTGCACCGCCGAAATCGCAAAGCGATCTGTTTTCCTGA
- the thpR gene encoding RNA 2',3'-cyclic phosphodiesterase — protein sequence MRSFVGLSLPEEAILALETLQEEIPVGRVVPGGNLHLTLAFLDDQPDFALQLLHEELTRIAAVPLRLRITGLDLFGGRMPRILFAAVAPDPGLSRLRDQVRRAAERAEIDLPRERFRPHITLARFPRLMPEHRAQRLGAFLQAQGDFSLPEMQIDRMALFRSTLTPDGARYEVLADYPLEDPAPS from the coding sequence ATGCGGTCCTTCGTCGGGCTGTCACTGCCAGAGGAGGCCATTCTGGCGCTGGAGACCCTGCAAGAGGAGATCCCGGTGGGGCGCGTGGTGCCTGGGGGCAATCTGCATCTGACGCTGGCCTTTCTGGACGATCAGCCCGATTTCGCACTGCAGCTGCTGCATGAAGAGCTGACGCGGATTGCGGCGGTGCCCTTGAGGTTGCGGATCACTGGGCTGGATCTGTTTGGCGGTCGTATGCCGCGTATCCTTTTTGCTGCGGTGGCGCCGGATCCCGGCCTGTCCCGGTTGCGCGATCAGGTGCGGCGGGCAGCAGAGCGGGCGGAGATCGACCTGCCGCGCGAAAGATTCCGTCCGCATATCACCCTTGCCCGGTTTCCCCGCCTGATGCCGGAGCACAGGGCGCAGCGCCTTGGCGCCTTCCTGCAGGCGCAGGGGGATTTCTCGCTGCCAGAGATGCAGATCGACCGGATGGCGCTGTTCCGCTCGACCCTGACGCCGGATGGTGCGCGCTATGAGGTGCTGGCGGACTACCCCTTGGAAGATCCCGCACCGTCATAA
- the ybgC gene encoding tol-pal system-associated acyl-CoA thioesterase yields the protein MTHEFPLQVYYEDTDMGGIVYHANYLRYIERARSDWVRKLGNDQNAMRDAGIIWVVQRIEADYLAPAKFEDELMVETEVEKLTGARLTMRQLVRRGDTPLFKAAVTAVCVTAADGRPTRLPAEIRALL from the coding sequence ATGACGCATGAATTCCCGTTACAGGTCTACTATGAAGACACCGACATGGGCGGGATCGTCTATCACGCCAACTACCTGCGCTATATCGAGCGGGCGCGCAGCGACTGGGTGCGCAAGCTTGGCAATGACCAGAATGCCATGCGCGATGCTGGCATTATCTGGGTGGTGCAGCGGATCGAAGCCGATTACCTGGCGCCTGCCAAGTTCGAGGATGAGCTGATGGTGGAAACCGAGGTGGAAAAACTGACCGGGGCGCGGCTTACGATGCGGCAGCTGGTGCGGCGCGGCGACACGCCCCTGTTCAAGGCGGCGGTCACGGCGGTCTGTGTCACCGCGGCGGATGGACGTCCCACACGCCTGCCGGCAGAGATTCGCGCATTGCTCTAG
- the tolQ gene encoding protein TolQ: MEAETLALAQEIDFSMWGLFARATITVKLVMLMLIAASVWSWGIIIQKIINYRKARAEAADFEAAFWSGEPLDGLFDQLGPDPAGPSGRIFAAGMAEWRRSHRSDGGLIPGAQARIDRSMDVAIAKEAETLQSGLPVLATVGSTAPFIGLFGTVWGIMTAFIEIAEQQNTNLAVVAPGIAEALMATGLGLLAAIPAVIFYNKLSADSDRILGGYEAFADEFATILSRQLDS, translated from the coding sequence ATGGAAGCAGAAACTCTGGCGCTGGCGCAGGAGATTGATTTCTCTATGTGGGGCCTATTCGCGCGGGCCACGATCACCGTGAAACTGGTGATGCTGATGCTGATCGCCGCCTCGGTATGGTCCTGGGGCATCATCATCCAGAAAATCATCAATTATCGCAAGGCACGGGCCGAAGCGGCGGATTTTGAAGCCGCCTTTTGGTCGGGTGAGCCTCTGGACGGGCTGTTCGATCAGCTGGGGCCGGATCCGGCCGGGCCATCGGGGCGGATCTTTGCCGCTGGCATGGCGGAATGGCGCCGCAGTCACCGTAGCGATGGCGGGCTGATCCCCGGCGCGCAGGCGCGCATTGACCGGTCGATGGATGTGGCCATCGCCAAGGAGGCAGAAACCCTGCAAAGCGGGTTGCCAGTGCTGGCCACCGTCGGTTCTACGGCGCCCTTTATCGGTCTTTTCGGCACCGTCTGGGGCATCATGACTGCCTTTATCGAAATCGCCGAACAGCAGAACACCAACCTTGCCGTTGTCGCGCCGGGTATTGCCGAGGCGCTGATGGCAACGGGCCTTGGCCTTCTGGCCGCCATCCCGGCGGTGATCTTCTACAACAAGCTGAGCGCGGACAGTGACCGGATCCTTGGCGGCTATGAAGCCTTTGCCGATGAATTCGCTACCATTCTCAGCCGTCAGCTGGATTCCTGA
- the tolR gene encoding protein TolR, whose amino-acid sequence MGAAVQQSSSGSGGRRRGRRRGRVQPMAEINVTPFVDVMLVLLIIFMVAAPLMTVGVPVDLPKTAAGALPGDEEEPLTVTMTAGGDIQIQTTSVARDDLVVKLRAIAAERSSDRVYLRADGAIAYSDVMQIMGALNAGGFSNVGLVTDVGGPALDGAPAGAADGGSGSGPDQ is encoded by the coding sequence ATGGGCGCCGCTGTTCAACAGTCGTCTTCGGGATCGGGCGGGCGCCGCCGGGGCCGCCGTCGCGGCCGGGTGCAGCCGATGGCCGAAATCAACGTCACGCCCTTTGTCGATGTGATGCTGGTGCTCTTGATCATCTTCATGGTGGCCGCGCCGCTGATGACGGTGGGTGTGCCGGTGGACCTGCCGAAGACCGCCGCGGGCGCCTTGCCTGGCGATGAGGAAGAGCCGCTGACCGTCACCATGACCGCAGGCGGCGATATCCAGATCCAGACCACCTCGGTGGCGCGGGATGACCTAGTGGTGAAACTGCGCGCCATTGCGGCCGAGCGCAGCTCTGACCGGGTCTATCTGCGCGCCGATGGGGCGATTGCCTATAGCGATGTCATGCAGATCATGGGCGCGCTCAATGCGGGCGGCTTTTCCAACGTGGGTCTGGTGACCGACGTGGGCGGTCCGGCGCTGGATGGTGCACCTGCGGGTGCGGCAGATGGCGGGTCGGGCAGCGGCCCGGATCAATAG
- a CDS encoding energy transducer TonB produces MQTGTKISLAGHGLLLSWVAFGAWFPSEPLPFEVQEVSLISAEEFERLSQVRQAPQVAPDASTLQPPEESAAPEVSLPPQQRPEPEPPTPEPLSPPIPDPVVAETPEQPPEPAEPEVPDTAPGVPEPPETTALVAPQPEVQQQRPVDRVAPVPVAPPEPDTAVDEIEQPEVAPDVGAETEQEVQEATAPEAASDRIVTEENESDEQTVTAPEQSLRPRGRPIRRAAAPEPEPEAAPTPVETEDTQPQVDPSAVEDALAAALSGGADVEAPEPSGPPLTSGEKDALRVAVSQCWNVGSLSTEALKTTVVVGVSLAQDGKPDSGSIRMLSSTGGSATAAKQAYEAARRAIIRCGSRGFQLPPEKYAQWRDIEMTFNPERMRIK; encoded by the coding sequence GTGCAGACCGGAACCAAGATCTCTCTTGCGGGGCATGGGCTGCTGCTGAGCTGGGTCGCCTTTGGCGCCTGGTTCCCGTCCGAGCCTTTGCCGTTCGAGGTGCAGGAGGTCTCTCTGATTAGCGCCGAGGAATTCGAGCGTCTCAGCCAGGTCCGGCAGGCGCCGCAGGTGGCGCCCGATGCCAGCACGCTGCAGCCGCCGGAAGAGAGCGCCGCGCCTGAGGTGTCCCTGCCGCCACAACAGCGACCAGAGCCGGAGCCCCCCACACCCGAGCCTCTGTCCCCGCCAATCCCCGATCCGGTGGTGGCAGAAACGCCCGAACAGCCCCCGGAACCTGCTGAGCCAGAGGTGCCGGACACGGCGCCCGGCGTGCCCGAGCCGCCAGAGACAACGGCGCTGGTGGCGCCGCAGCCCGAGGTACAGCAGCAGCGCCCGGTGGACCGGGTCGCCCCGGTGCCGGTGGCCCCGCCCGAGCCGGACACGGCAGTGGATGAGATCGAACAGCCCGAAGTCGCCCCCGACGTTGGCGCCGAGACAGAGCAGGAAGTCCAGGAGGCCACCGCCCCCGAGGCCGCCAGCGACCGTATCGTGACCGAAGAGAACGAAAGCGACGAGCAGACCGTGACCGCGCCCGAGCAGTCCCTGCGGCCCCGTGGGCGCCCGATACGCCGCGCGGCGGCGCCGGAGCCGGAGCCCGAAGCGGCGCCGACGCCGGTTGAGACCGAAGACACCCAGCCGCAGGTGGACCCTTCTGCTGTGGAGGATGCGCTTGCCGCTGCGCTGTCCGGCGGCGCGGATGTTGAGGCGCCGGAACCCTCTGGCCCGCCGCTGACCTCGGGCGAAAAAGACGCCCTGCGGGTCGCGGTGTCGCAGTGCTGGAATGTCGGCTCGCTATCGACCGAGGCGCTGAAGACCACCGTGGTCGTGGGTGTCTCCCTCGCGCAGGATGGCAAACCCGACAGCGGCTCGATCCGGATGCTGTCCAGCACCGGCGGCTCGGCAACGGCGGCAAAACAGGCATATGAGGCCGCCCGGCGGGCAATTATCCGCTGCGGTTCACGAGGATTTCAACTTCCCCCTGAAAAATATGCGCAATGGCGTGATATTGAGATGACATTCAATCCCGAAAGGATGCGGATCAAATGA
- the tolB gene encoding Tol-Pal system beta propeller repeat protein TolB produces the protein MKTYLARLALIGLTFCGAVLALNGSALAQNGPLRIEIDQGVIEPLPYAVPDFIPDDPAARDYAAQIARVVAADLSGTGLFREVPASAHISKVAAFDDAVKFADWKAVNAQALITGAVSVKGKRLTVRFRAYDVFSEGELGGGLQFSGTTDGWRRMAHKVADAVYSRITGEGGYFDSRVVFVSETGPKNDRRKRLAIMDYDGANVQYLTNSDAIVLAPRFSPTGDRVLYTSYETGFPQIHVLDVGKVQRRILSADDGIMSFAPRFAPDGRTVVYSQAQGGNTDIYTMDIASGKRTRLTNAPSIETAPSYSPDGSQIVFESDRSGAPQLYVMPAAGGAARRISFGTGRYGTPVWSPRGDLIAFTKQSKGRFHIGVMRTDGSEERLLTASFLDEGPTWSPNGRVIMFTRETQGASGRALLYSVDITGRNLKPVRTPDGASDPAWSPLQN, from the coding sequence ATGAAGACCTATCTGGCACGCCTGGCTCTGATTGGCCTGACATTCTGCGGCGCCGTTCTGGCGCTGAACGGGTCTGCCTTGGCGCAAAACGGGCCGTTGCGGATCGAGATCGATCAGGGCGTGATCGAGCCCTTGCCTTATGCGGTGCCCGATTTCATTCCAGACGACCCGGCAGCGCGCGATTACGCGGCGCAGATCGCCCGGGTGGTGGCTGCGGATCTGAGCGGCACTGGCCTGTTCCGCGAGGTTCCGGCCTCGGCGCATATTTCCAAGGTAGCCGCCTTTGACGACGCTGTGAAATTTGCTGATTGGAAGGCCGTCAATGCGCAGGCGCTGATCACCGGCGCAGTCAGCGTCAAGGGCAAGCGTCTGACCGTGCGCTTCCGCGCCTATGATGTCTTTTCCGAAGGGGAGCTTGGCGGCGGGTTGCAGTTTTCCGGCACCACCGATGGCTGGCGGCGCATGGCGCACAAGGTGGCCGATGCCGTCTACAGCCGGATCACGGGCGAAGGGGGCTACTTCGACAGCCGGGTGGTATTTGTGTCTGAGACCGGCCCCAAGAACGACCGCCGCAAACGGCTGGCGATCATGGATTATGACGGCGCCAACGTGCAGTATCTGACCAACAGCGATGCCATCGTGCTGGCGCCGCGGTTTTCGCCTACCGGCGACCGGGTGCTTTATACCAGTTACGAGACCGGCTTTCCGCAGATCCACGTGCTGGACGTGGGTAAGGTGCAGCGCCGCATCCTGTCGGCGGACGATGGCATCATGAGCTTTGCTCCCCGTTTCGCCCCCGATGGGCGCACTGTGGTCTATTCACAGGCCCAAGGCGGCAATACCGACATTTACACGATGGATATCGCCAGCGGAAAACGCACCCGCCTGACCAACGCACCGTCGATCGAAACGGCGCCTTCCTATTCGCCGGATGGCAGCCAGATCGTGTTTGAAAGCGACCGCTCTGGCGCGCCGCAGCTCTACGTGATGCCCGCAGCGGGCGGCGCGGCGCGGCGGATCAGTTTTGGCACCGGGCGCTATGGCACCCCGGTCTGGTCGCCACGGGGCGATCTCATCGCCTTTACCAAGCAAAGCAAAGGCCGTTTCCATATCGGCGTCATGCGCACCGATGGCAGCGAGGAGCGCCTGCTGACGGCGTCCTTCCTGGATGAGGGGCCGACCTGGTCGCCCAATGGCCGGGTGATCATGTTCACCCGCGAAACCCAGGGGGCGAGCGGCCGGGCGCTGCTCTATTCGGTGGATATCACCGGGCGCAACCTGAAGCCGGTCCGCACCCCCGACGGGGCATCGGATCCGGCCTGGTCGCCGCTGCAGAACTGA